The Thiothrix subterranea genome has a segment encoding these proteins:
- the sctR gene encoding type III secretion system export apparatus subunit SctR, protein MESFPNPIILLAALTILGLAPFIAIMVSSFVKLVIVMHILRSALGLQQEPPNIAISGIAIILSIYIMAPVLMETYEQFNSFGVAIEDIRNPLLINALEGSTEPLRKFLINHSSDSEREFFTQTTQKLWPEKYSAEITTEHLLVLIPSFMVSELTTAFQVGFLIFLPFIVIDLVISNLLMSMGMMMLSPMTISLPFKLLLFVLVDGWSRLIHGLILSY, encoded by the coding sequence ATGGAAAGCTTCCCGAATCCGATCATATTGCTGGCGGCGCTCACGATCTTAGGTTTAGCGCCGTTTATTGCGATTATGGTTAGCTCTTTCGTCAAGCTGGTGATTGTGATGCATATCCTCCGCAGTGCTTTAGGCTTGCAACAAGAGCCACCGAATATTGCGATTAGCGGTATTGCCATCATTCTGTCTATCTACATCATGGCACCGGTGTTAATGGAAACCTATGAGCAATTTAATAGCTTTGGTGTTGCTATTGAAGATATACGCAATCCTTTGTTAATTAATGCATTGGAAGGCAGTACTGAGCCTTTACGAAAATTTCTTATTAACCACTCCAGTGATAGTGAACGCGAATTTTTCACGCAAACCACCCAAAAACTTTGGCCTGAAAAATATTCAGCGGAAATCACCACCGAACATCTCTTGGTATTGATTCCATCCTTTATGGTAAGCGAATTAACGACCGCATTCCAAGTCGGTTTCTTGATATTTCTCCCGTTTATAGTGATTGACTTGGTTATCTCTAACTTATTGATGTCAATGGGTATGATGATGTTATCACCCATGACCATTTCCTTGCCCTTCAAACTGTTGCTCTTTGTGCTCGTGGATGGTTGGTCACGCCTGATCCACGGCCTAATATTGAGTTATTGA
- the sctS gene encoding type III secretion system export apparatus subunit SctS, with protein sequence MNETDIIHKTSLAMELILYLSLPAIIAATVVGLLIGLLQALTSIQEQTLPHGFKLVVTMVALAATVRWLGPELLTFTQNVFDQIAVIRHN encoded by the coding sequence ATGAATGAAACCGACATCATCCACAAAACTTCATTGGCGATGGAACTCATTCTGTACCTGTCACTGCCTGCCATTATTGCCGCAACCGTGGTGGGTTTGCTCATCGGTTTGTTGCAAGCTTTAACGTCTATTCAGGAACAAACACTGCCGCACGGTTTTAAGCTCGTCGTCACCATGGTGGCACTGGCAGCGACTGTGCGTTGGTTAGGCCCAGAATTACTCACTTTCACCCAAAACGTCTTTGATCAAATTGCAGTGATACGGCATAACTGA